The Lysobacter gummosus sequence CATCGTCTCCAACGATTGCTCCGACGACGCCACCTTCGACATCGCGGTGGAGATGGTCGCCGCCTATCGCGGCCCGCACCGCGTCAGCGTGCGCCGCACCGAGCGCAACCTGGGCGTGTCGGCGCATTTCAACGATGCAATGACGCTGGCCCACGGCGACATCATCGTGATGATGGCCGGCGACGACATCGCCTATCCCGAACGCGTCGCCACCATCGTGCGCGCGTTCGACCAAGCGCCCGATGCGATGGTGCTCGGCAGCGATTTCGACGGCATCGGCACGCGCGGCGAACCGATCAAGGTCAGCTTCCGCGTGCGTCCGGAGCGGTACGAACTCGATTACTACGTGCGCATCGGCCGCCTGATCGGCCTGCTCGGCGCGACCATGGCGTTCCGCCGCTGCGTCTACGACCGCTTCGGCCCGCTGCTCGGCCCGATCGAAGACAACGCCCTGAGCCTGCGCGGCGCGCTGCTGGGCCAATCGCTGTGCCTGCGCCAGCCGCTGATTCAATACCGGCGCCATCCCGGCAGCGTCAGCGGCACCGTGTTCGCGCGCGACGAACCGCGCGCGGTCGCCACCCGCCGCCGTTACGAGCGCACCGTGCAGTTCTACCGCGGCACCGCCGACGATCTGGAATCGTGCCTGCGGCAGATGCCGGAACTGCCCGAACCCAAGCGCCGCCTGGCGCGGCAAGTGCTGGCGATGTACCGCATCGAAGCCGACGCGCGCGAAGCCATCATCGCGCAACCGCGCTGGCGCTGGCTCGGCCCGGTGATGCGCGGCCTGGCCCAGCGCGGCCTGCGCCGCAAGAGCGCTGAGCGCGCCTTGAAGCTGCTGCTGCCGCGCTCGTGGTTCGGCCTGCGCTGATTCGCGCTCGAAGTGGCCCGCTGTTGTGGGAGGGCCTTCAGGCCCGATGCTTTTCGCTCCGATCGCCATCCCCCAAGGCCCCGCCCCGCATGAGCTGGTACCTCACCCTGCGCCCCGCCGCATCGCAACCCGAGCCGGCGGACACCGAAGCCCTGACCGCTTACCTCACCGCGCAACCCGAACTGCGCCAGATCGGCCCGGTCGAATTCGAATCCGTGCCCGGCCAGCCGCAGATGCTGATGATCCTGGCCAAGGACAACGGCCGCGGCGGCTACGCCAGCGACGGCAAGTTCATTCCGCGCATCGACATCATCGAACTGATCTGTCCTTATTCCGAACCGCCGGAGTGGTACGACGCGATGGCCGCGCGCATCGCGGCGCATCTGCGTTGGCGGGCGGTCGAAGAAAACGAAGAGCGTCAGGTCTGGCCGGTTTGATCGCGCTTCGAAGCCGCTTTGGCCCTTGATCTTGTGGGAGGGCCTTCAGGCCCGATGCTTTTCGATCAGATAGCCAGAACACATCGGCCTGATCGAAAAGCATCGGGCCTGAAGGCCCTCCTACAGAGACTTCAACGCGGCGAATCCATCTGCAAGTCCAGATAAGGCCGCTCGAAGAACTGCCGCCCCAAGCGTTCCGCCGCCGCCACCGACCCCTGCGGATCGCGCGCAACCTCGCCGCGCCCATTGCCCCACCCATGCACCGCGCCGATGAACTGCGAATGCGTGTAGCGCGCGTACTCCTGCAACTGATGCACGATCCCCAGCGCGATCGCCGGATAGATTTCTTCCGACGATGTCAGCAGCGCCACGCGCTTGCGCTTGATCCGCTCGCGCACCTGCGCCGAGCCGGCATGGCTCTTGGCGAAGTAACAAAACATCCGGTCGAAGAACACCTTCGCCTGCCCCGACATCCCGTACCAATACACCGGCGTGCACAGCGCGATGCCGTCGGCGGGCAAGAACTGATCGACGAACAACTCGCCGAACCCATCGTCGATCCGGCAGCGCCCGTTGTCGTCGCGGCACTGCCGGCAATCGCGGACCAACCCGTCGAGGTGATCGTCGATAAAGCGCACCGCCGCATCGATCCCGCCCGCCCGCGCGCCGCGTTCCACCGCTGCGGCCAAGGTGGCGCTGTTGCCGTCGCGGCGCGGACTGGCGACCAGGATCAACAGGCGGGCAGGGGTGTGGGCTTCGGTCATAGAGGCGGTTCCGTGGCGGGAGCGATGAATCTATTTGCTGCCTACGCCTGCCACAAATGACGATAATCGCTCCGACATGAGCCAGATTCAGGCCAGACCATGTTCGCCGAGCTTCCGCTGACCGCCCTGCGCAGTTTCGAATCCGCCGCCCGCCACCTGAGCTTCAAGGCCGCGGCCGAGGAACTGCACGTCACCCCGACCGCGATCTCGCACCAGATCAAGCAACTGGAGCACTGGCTGGGCCAGGCCCTGTTCGAGCGTCTGCCGCGTGGCGTCGCCCTCACCACTGAAGGCCGGCGCCTGTTCCGCGATCTGCACGGCGCGATGCTCGACATCGCCCAGTCGCTGGATGCCTTGCGCCCGCGCCGCAGCAGCGGCGGCCTGACCGTGACCACCACTGCCTCGTTCGCCGCGTTGTGGCTGATCCCGCGCCTGGGCGGCTTCTACCAGCAGCATCCCGACATCGCCGTGCGCATCGACACCGGCGCGCAGGTGATCGATCTCAACCAGGACGCCAGCGTCGATCTGGCCATCCGCTACGGCGGCGCGGTGCCGGCCGGTCTGCATCGGCACGGCGGCATGCAGGAACACTTCGGCGTCTACGGCGCGCCCGCTCATATCGAAATCGAAGCGGCCAAATCGTCGCCGACCTTGATCACCGTGGCGTGGGGCGATTCGCGGCTGTACGAATGCAGTTGGGAGACCTGGTGCGAACGCGCCGGCCTGGACTGGATGAAACCCGGCGTGGTCATGCGCGCTTACGACGAAGAGCACTACGCGCTGCATGCCGCGAGCGCGGGGCAGGGCCTGGTACTGGCCAGTTCGGTGGTGACCGCCGGCGCGGTAGCGCGCGGCTTGCTGGCGCCGTATCGGCCGCAGATCACGGTGCCGGGCGAGCGCTATCACGTGCTGTGCGTGCCCGGCCGGGAACGGCATCCGCCGGTGAAGGCGTTCTTGCGGTGGTTGGATGGGGAGATGGGGTGAGTGGGGCGGCTTTCGGGTGGCTACTCGCTGAAGTCGCTGGATTCCCGCGTTCGCGGGAATGACGGTAGGAAGATGACGTAGTAAATGGAGCCGCGAACGTTTTTGCTCGTCATTCCCGCGAACGCGGGAATCCAGCGACTTCAGCCGGCCCCTCCAGCGCAGCTCCCGTCCAATCCCCTAAGCCACCTCAACCCGCCCAGGCAACCACCCCATCGCAAACTCCCGCAACAACTTCACCCGAGCCGAGCGCCGCAGATCCGGATGGATCGCAAACCACAACTCCGTAGGCACCTCCGCCATCGGCGCCGACAACCGTTTCACCCCGCCCGCGGCGTCGGCGAAATAGCACGGCAGCAACGCACGTCCGATCCCCGCCTGACACGCCGCCAACGCCGCCGGCAACGAATTCACCCGCATCGCGATGCGCGCCTCATCCACGTTCGCGCGCAGCCAATGCGCCGACGACAAATGCGACAAGGCATCGTCGAACCCCACCCACTCGCCGTCGGACAACGCCGAGCGCTTGCCGACCTTCGCACCGCCAGCCGCATACACCGCGGTGGAAATCGAAGCGATTCGCCGCACCGACAACCCGTCGGGCATCAACGCGCTCGCCCGCAGCGCCACATCGGCGTCGGGCTGCTGCAGATTGACGAAGGCATTGGCGACGATCAGATCGCAACGCACCTGCGGATGCTCGGCAGTGAATGCCGCGCACATCCGCGCCGCGACCCCGGCCAGGGTGTCGGGAATGGTGATGCGCAAGCGCCCCTCGGCCTGCGCATCGCGCCCGGCCAGTTGCCGTTGCAGGCGATCGGCATCGTCGAGAATCCGCTGCGCCGCGGCGATCGCGATCGCCCCGGCCTCGGTCGCGGTATAGCCGCTGCGGCTGCGCCGGAACAGCGCCGCGCCCGCGCGCGCCTCGATCGCCGCCAGCCGCCGGAACGCGCTGGAATGATCCAGCGCCAACGCCTTGGCCGCGCCGCTGAGGCTGCCGTGCGCGCCGATCGCGCGCAGCAGATCGAAATCTTCCAGGGACAATCGAGGTTGTCGCATCCGCAAGCAATCCTTGGGGTCGCGCCGTATTCCGGGCGTCGGGGCGTTCGAGGAG is a genomic window containing:
- a CDS encoding glycosyltransferase, producing the protein MGEGGALNAVLASESLPASAAPTFAPVAEPRPQVSVLLLCFRDADYIRAAIESAFAQTVPCQIIVSNDCSDDATFDIAVEMVAAYRGPHRVSVRRTERNLGVSAHFNDAMTLAHGDIIVMMAGDDIAYPERVATIVRAFDQAPDAMVLGSDFDGIGTRGEPIKVSFRVRPERYELDYYVRIGRLIGLLGATMAFRRCVYDRFGPLLGPIEDNALSLRGALLGQSLCLRQPLIQYRRHPGSVSGTVFARDEPRAVATRRRYERTVQFYRGTADDLESCLRQMPELPEPKRRLARQVLAMYRIEADAREAIIAQPRWRWLGPVMRGLAQRGLRRKSAERALKLLLPRSWFGLR
- a CDS encoding flavodoxin family protein, whose amino-acid sequence is MTEAHTPARLLILVASPRRDGNSATLAAAVERGARAGGIDAAVRFIDDHLDGLVRDCRQCRDDNGRCRIDDGFGELFVDQFLPADGIALCTPVYWYGMSGQAKVFFDRMFCYFAKSHAGSAQVRERIKRKRVALLTSSEEIYPAIALGIVHQLQEYARYTHSQFIGAVHGWGNGRGEVARDPQGSVAAAERLGRQFFERPYLDLQMDSPR
- a CDS encoding LysR substrate-binding domain-containing protein; this encodes MFAELPLTALRSFESAARHLSFKAAAEELHVTPTAISHQIKQLEHWLGQALFERLPRGVALTTEGRRLFRDLHGAMLDIAQSLDALRPRRSSGGLTVTTTASFAALWLIPRLGGFYQQHPDIAVRIDTGAQVIDLNQDASVDLAIRYGGAVPAGLHRHGGMQEHFGVYGAPAHIEIEAAKSSPTLITVAWGDSRLYECSWETWCERAGLDWMKPGVVMRAYDEEHYALHAASAGQGLVLASSVVTAGAVARGLLAPYRPQITVPGERYHVLCVPGRERHPPVKAFLRWLDGEMG
- a CDS encoding LysR family transcriptional regulator, which translates into the protein MRQPRLSLEDFDLLRAIGAHGSLSGAAKALALDHSSAFRRLAAIEARAGAALFRRSRSGYTATEAGAIAIAAAQRILDDADRLQRQLAGRDAQAEGRLRITIPDTLAGVAARMCAAFTAEHPQVRCDLIVANAFVNLQQPDADVALRASALMPDGLSVRRIASISTAVYAAGGAKVGKRSALSDGEWVGFDDALSHLSSAHWLRANVDEARIAMRVNSLPAALAACQAGIGRALLPCYFADAAGGVKRLSAPMAEVPTELWFAIHPDLRRSARVKLLREFAMGWLPGRVEVA